Genomic window (Kosakonia sp. BYX6):
CCTCGGCGCTGGATGTGTCCGTGCAGGCGGAGATCCTCAATCTGCTGGCGGCATTGCACCAGGAGTCGCAGTTAACCTATTTGATGGTGACGCATGATTTGGGCGTTATCGCCCATTTGTGCCAGAAGGTGGCGGTGATGCAGTACGGCAAAATCCTCGAGACATTAACCGTTGATGCGTTGGTTAGCGGCGCGGCGCAAACGGATTACACGCGGATGTTGGTGAATGCCAGCCAGCAATACAGCCGGGAGATGGCGCGGGAAGTCGCGGCGTATTGAGGTCTGCGGGATTATAAATCGTGGGATCGTAGGCCGGATAAGGCGTTAGCCGCCATCCGGCAAAGAATGCCTGCTGGCGCTTCGCTTATCAGGCCTACGGGGTTTTCCGCTACAGATAACTTTTTTGTCAGCGCAAATCTCACCGCGAAGGTGTTGAGTCCCCGCCGAAATCGGCGAACCGAAGAGTGAATGACAAGGTCTGGACGCCATGGATGGCGGCCAGAGGCGAACCGAGACAGGATGTCGAGTCGAGCCGACCGCAGGAAGACACTCGGGAGGTGAGCGAAGTGGGAAGCACCGATTTCCCCGCGGGGTCGCGGGGATTGATAAGGGGAGCGCGATAGCTCCCCTTATCCCGTTCACGTTCGGTGAAGTTAAGGCGTCTACCGCTCGTAGGGTGAACGGAACTGTACCACTGTGGCGGGAGTGGCCATCCGGCAAACAATGCCCGGTGGCGCTGATTGCCGGATGGCGCTTCGCTTATCCGGCCTACAAAACCCATTTACAAAACCGGCCTGCGGTCTTAACGCAATAACGGGCAATCCGGCGGTAGCCGGCATTGCAGGGCGTTAGGCACCACTTCGATGCGAAAACGCTCGCCGCGCAGCGGTTCGCCGTCGAGGTTAAAGGTGATTTCGTGAGGGGCGCGGACTTCAAACCACGCGGATTTGCCATCGACAATATGCGGGTTTTCCTCCGGCTGCGTCAGCGTGGTGAACAGCGCGGGCAAAATCTCATCGCCGGTGAAAATACGCAAATGCAGCAAACCGTCATTGATCAGTGCCTGCGGGCAGAGTTGCTGACCACCGCCGGCCTGGCGGCCATTACCGATGCCAATCACCAGCGCGTCGCCCTGCCAGCGGAAATCGTCGCCGGTGATTTCGCAGCGATCCGCTTTCAACATATCCATGCGCATCAGCCCATGAATCAAATAAGAGACACCGCCAAGCGCGGCTTTCAGTTTTTCCGGCGTTTCGCTGGTGATGCGCGTTCCGAAACCGCCCGTCGCCATATTGATAAAACAGGTTTTGTCGTTCACCCGCGCAATATCAATCGGCACCGCTTTACCGACAATCGCCAACTGAAGCGCTTTATCGAGCGGTTCTGGAATGGCCGCGCTGGTGGCGAAATCATTGGCCGTGCCGAGCGGCAAAATACCCAGCGCCGGAACATTCTCGCCTTCGCAACTCACCAGCGCCGTCGCCACTTCATTAATGGTGCCGTCGCCGCCACCGGCAATCACCGTCGACACACCAAGCTGCAACGCTTCCTGGACATAACGCCCGGCGTCGCCTTTCTCCCAGGTGACGCGCACCTGAATATCCATGCCTTCGTCGCGCAGCAGTTTCACTGCTTCGCGAAGCGGGTCGTCTCCGGCATTTTTGCCATTGAGAATCAATAAACTTGTGGGAAATGCACTCATTCTTTTCATCCTGACAGAATTTGATGTGCAAAGTGTAATTCAGGAAAAAGCAGGGCGGGAGAAAAGCAGCGAAATGCTGAAAAAAAATCAGCCTGCGTAAGGGAGATTACGCAGGCTAAGGAGGTGGTTCCTGGTACAGCTAGCATTTATGGGTTATGTTTTTCAGCGAGATGCATAATACCCGCATTAACCGGGGCGGTATGTGATCCGATTCTAAGAATCTTCGCACAGTAAAAATAACCCTGCTAAATTAGTTGCCGTGCGGGTTTCGCGTTGTCTGACCAGTGAAATTGCGCATTAACAGCGCATATTCCAGTGTCATATCCTGTGGAACCGGCAGCCAAACGGTGTAACCATCGCCCGGCGCGACCGCCATCGCTTCCCCTTTGGCGTTTTCCATATGTTCCAGCGTGAAATTGACATTGCCCTGTGGCGTCATCAACTCCAGGCTATCGCCGACGGAGAACTTGTTTTTAACCGTCACCGCCGCGAAATCGCCTTTGCGCTCACCGGTGAATTCGCCGACAAACTGCTGGCGCTCAGAAACCGAATAACCGTATTCGTAGTTCTGATAATCATCGTGAGTGTGGCGGCGCAAAAAGCCTTCGGTGTAACCCCGGTGCGCCAGCCCTTCCAGCGTTTCCAGTAGCGATGTGTCGAACGGCTTGCCCGCAGCGGCGTCATCAATCGCTTTGCGATAAACCTGTGCGGTGCGGGCGCAATAGTAAAACGATTTGGTGCGGCCTTCGATTTTCAGCGAATGCACACCCATTTGCGTCAGGCGCTCAACATGCGCAATCGCGCGCAAATCTTTTGAGTTCATGATGTAAGTGCCATGTTCGTCTTCGAAGGCGGTCATGTACTCGCCCGGACGCTGCGCTTCCTCAATCATAAACACTTTATCGGTTGGCGCGCCGACACCCAGCGTTGGTTCGATGTTCTGCACTGGAATCGGCTCGTGAACGTGTACGATATTACCGACAGCGTCTTCTTTGCCTTCCTGCACGTTGTATTCCCAGCGGCAGGCATTGGTGCAGGTGCCCTGGTTCGGGTCACGTTTGTTGATATAGCCAGAAAGTAAGCAACGGCCGGAGTAGGCCATGCACAGCGCGCCGTGAACGAAGATTTCGATTTCCATTTCCGGCACTTGCGCGCGGATTTCGGCAATCTCTTCCAGCGACAGTTCACGTGAGAGGATCACGCGCGAGAGACCCATTTGCTGCCAGAATTTCACCGTTGCCCAGTTCACGGCGTTTGCCTGAACAGAGAGGTGAATTGGCATGTCAGGGAAGTTTTCGCGCACCATCATGATAAGCCCCGGATCGGACATAATCAGCGCATCCGGCCCCATATCCACCACCGGCTTTAAATCGCGGATAAACGTTTTCAACTTGGCGTTGTGCGGCGCGATATTCACTACCACGTAAAACTGTTTGCCCAGCGCATGGGCTTCGTTAATACCGATTTGCAGATTTTCGTGATTGAATTCGTTATTGCGCACGCGCAGTGAGTAACGTGGCTGCCCGGCGTAGACGGCGTCTGCGCCATAAGCGAAAGCGTAACGCATATTTTTCAGCGTTCCCGCCGGGGAAAGGAGTTCCGGTTTAAACATGATGGTCTCATTCTGATGACAGGTCAGATCGCCCCACGTGAATGGGGCGGCAGGGGAGTTCCCCTGAATTTAGGGCGGGAATTGTAGCGCCGCGTGCGGGGGGAGTAAACCTGCGCGTTAGTTCACGCGCAGATAGGTGCCGTCGGCGCTGACGTTATGACCAAAACCGCAGTTTTCGGCATTATCGGTCTTCGCGTTGAGCGTGTGCCCATCCGCTGAAAGCGCCATAGAAATGGTGCACTGCATACCAAAGTCTTTGATAACAATCGCGCCTTTCCCCGCTTTCAGCGTCACTTTTTCGCTGAATCCGCCGATGTTCGGCCCGGAATAAAGCCCCATTAAACCAAAGTACGCGCCTTCCCAGTCCGCTTGATAAGTCTCTTTATCCTGCGGTTTGAGAATGAGCGTTTCAAAAATGCCGCGCCCGGCATATTGCCAGTACTCCCCGGCAGGCGAGGTGGGTTTTGGTAGTGCGTCCAGCTTGTCCTGAATGCGCGACAGGTTATATTTCGACTTTTTGTCATCCGGCAAAATGGAAAGCCAGGCCTGCGCTTTGCGGTATTCCCCTTCGCGAATGTACGTCAGCGCCACGTTGTTGTAGGCCGTGGCCTGCAACGCATCGTGGGAATCCTGCACGTTGGCATCGCACTGCTCCTGCCATGCCGCCTGCTGTTCAAAAGCTTCCCGCGCTTTCGGGTAATTTTTCGCTTTGTAGAACTGTTCGCCTTGTTTCGCATACGTGGGGATTTTCGCGCAGTCCGCGTCCATCTGCGCTTCGGTTATCTCTGCCTGACAACCAAAAGCCGCCAACATCAGCGTCAGCGCGCCGTAAGTGTATTTCCTCACCGTCCCTTTCCTTTTTTTAGAATTATGCCAATTTGCAGGCGTCCGCCTCCCAGCGATACCCGACGCCGTACACCGCGCGAATAAAGGATTGCTCCTCGTCCAGCGCTTCCAGTTTTCGACGTAAGTTTTTGATATGGCTATCGATAGTACGGTCGGTCACCACGCGGTAGTCATCATACAGATGATTCAGCAGTTGTTCACGGGAGAAGACTTTGCCCGGCTCGCTGGAAAGCGTTTTCAGCAGGCGGAACTCCGCCGGGGTGAGATCCAGCAGTTTGTTGTGCCAGCTTGCCTGGAAGCGGCCTTCATCAACAATCAGCGGGCTTTCGGCATCAAGCCGCTCCAACTCACGCTGCGGTTTGCAGCGGCGCAGAATGGTTTTTACGCGAGCAACGACTTCGCGCGGGCTGTACGGCTTGCAGATATAGTCATCGGCGCCAATTTCCAGCCCCAGCAGGCGGTCGATCTCTTCAATTTTGGCCGTCACCATAATGATCGGCACATTGGAGAAGCGACGGATTTCCCGGCATAACGTTAAGCCATCGGTACCCGGCAGCATCAAATCCAGCAGGATCATATCCGGCGGCGTCTGGCGCACAAAAGAGAGCACTTGATCGCCGTGATTAATCAGCGTCGGTGCGTAGCTTGCCGCGCGCAGATAGTCGATCAGCAACTGCCCAAGCTTGGGTTCATCTTCGACGATCAGGATGCGTGGCGTGTTTTCATCAATCGGTAACTCAGTCATACATCTCTCGTTTTTTCGCGTTCAAGCGGTAGTTCAACTGTAATGCTAACCCCGCCAAATGGCGAGTGCGCCGCGTGGATAGCGCCACCGTGCGCTTCCACAATATTCAAACAGATAGCCAGTCCTAAGCCCGATCCGCCACTGGCGCGGTTGCGCGACCCTTCTGTGCGGTAGAAGCGCTCAAACAGGCGTTGCAATTGCTCATCAGTCACGCCTGGCGTGCTGTCGGAAAAACGCAGAATCAGCGTCTTGTCGCGAGTCATCAACTGCACTCGCGTTTGCCCGCCGCTGTCGGTGTAGCGCAGGCTGTTTTCCAGCAGATTATTAAAAAGCTGCATCAGACGATCCGGATCGCCAAATACCGTGGCGCTCTCCGGGACGTCAAGTGATAACGTCAGGTTGCGGCTGGCGAAACGTTCGCGGAACGCGCCAGCGGCAATCTCCACCAGCGTGACTACATCAACGGAGGTTTTCTGGTACGCCAGCGCGCCTTCATCGGACATTGAAAGCTGGTGCAAATCGTCCACCAGTTTGGTCAGCGTCCCCACTTCAGCCTGCAACGAGGTGACCGATTCCGGGGTAAATTGCCGTACGCCGTCCTGAATCGCTTCCAGCTCGCCGCGCAGCACCGCCAGCGGTGTGCGCAGCTCATGGGAAATATCCGCCATAAAATCGCGGCGCATTTGCTGGTTTTTTTCCAGCGTGCTGGCGAGTTGGTTAAAGTCGCGCGCCAGCCTGCCGAGTTCATCCTGGCTGCCCGGTTTAACGCGGGTGGAGAAATCCCCGGAGGCAAGTTTGTGCGTGCCGTCGACCAGCCGTTTGACCGGTGCCAGCAAACCGCGCGCCAGCGGGAAGGTCGCCAGCGCCGCCAGCAGGGTGGCCAGGCCGACAATTACCCAACTGGTGCGCCGCTGTTGGCGGTCGAAGTTGATATCGGTATTGCGCGTCAGTTTTTCCACCGGCGAAGCAATCACCCACCCAACAGGCGCGTTGTTCACGGTAATTGCCCGGCGAGCGCCGTCAGCCGGAACAGGGCTGCGCGGGCCAACCAGCACCTTATTATTCTGATCCACCACCCAGAATCGTGTGCGCCAGCCGTGCGGCGGCATGTCCGGGCGATCTGGCGGGCCGGCTTCGTCGTCCGGCCCTGGTCCCATATCGCGCTCCGGACCGCCGGGGCGGGGGCCTGGCCGGTTTTCATCATGCTCGTTTTCACGATCAAACGAGCGGAGGATCTGGAATATCACCCGGTCGTTATGCCGTAAAAATTGCCAGTCACCGTGCTGGGTGTATTGATCAGCCAGCGTGTCCGTTAACATCTGCAAGCGCAGCTCGTTACCACGCTTGATGTAGTTCATAAAGTCGTGTTCAAAGCTGATGCGCACCGCCCAGTGGGTAGCGAACAGCAGCATGATGCAGGTGGTTAAGATGGCTAAAAAGAGTTTGGCCGTAATGCCCGGCCGCCAGAACTTCATGATTTTCTCCTGTTGCGACGGGCAATCACGACGTTTTGGCTGGCGTCATTGGGGACGCGGGCGAAAATGAACGCCGGTAGTGAAATAATCACCGCCATACTGAGGTAAGCGTAAAGGAAAACATGGTGCGCAACACCGCTGTCCGCCGACAAATGTAGCTGGCCGAACGCGCCGAGCAGCAGCCCGGCGACGGTGACACCAATACTCATCGATAATTGCATTATCATCGACAGCAAGCTGTTGCCGCTGCTCGCCAGGTCGTCCGGCAGGTCTTTCAGCGTCAGCGTATTCATTGATGAGAAACGCATCGAGTTAACCATCCCCTGGCAGAACAGCACCACCGGCAGCAGGTAATACCAGCCAAGCAGGGCGGTCGCCATGAACAGCAGGCTAATCAGCGCCAGCCCCAGCGTAGAGCAGACCAGCGCCCGGCGGTAACCAAAGCGGTTCACCACCTGCACGACAATGCGCTTCATGCCCATGCTCCCGAGCACCATCGGGATCATCATTAAACCTGCATGAAATGGCGAAAAGCCCAGGCCAATTTGCAAGAACACCGGCGTCATAAACGGCAACATGCCGCTGCCGACGCGTCCGGCGAAACTGCCCGCCAGACCGAGTGAAAACGAAGGTGTGCGAAACAAGTTCAGGTTAAACAGTGCGCCGTCATTACCTTTGGCATGCAGCAGATAACAGACAATCGCTGCTGTACCGACAGCGACCAGCCCGCCGAGTTGCCAGCTCGCCAGCCCCAGCCCGTGGCTACCGTCGAGCGCCAGCGTCAGCGTCGCCATGCCGCAGGCTAACAGCACAAAACCCGCCATATCGAAACGGCGGGTTTGCAGCTTGTAATTGGGCATCAGGGTCAGGGTGGCAATCGCGCCGATAATGCCGACCGGCAGGTTAATCAGGAAGATCCAGTGCCAGGATGCGTATTCCACCAGTACCCCGCCGAGCGCCGGGCCAAGCAGCGGGCCGACTTGTCCCGGTAACGTAACGAAGGTCATCGCCGCCATATATTGGTCGCGCGGGACGATTTTCATCACCGTCAATCTGCCGACCGGCACCATCATCGCGCCGCCGACGCCTTGCAACACGCGCGCCATCACCAGTTGATCGAGCGTGGCGGCCTGCGCGCAAAACAGCGAACCGGTGGTGAACAGCACAATGGCGACAAAAAAGATATTGCGCACGCCAACGCGGTCCGCCAGCCAGCCGCTGGCGGGCAACATCACCGCCACCGTTAGCACATAGGAAACCACCACCATATGCATGTGCAGCGGGCTTTCCCCGAGGCTTTTCGCCATCGAGGGCAGGGCGGTGTTAACAATCGTCGTATCCAACGACTGCATAAAGAAACCAAAGGCGACAATCCATAGCTGCCAGCGGATATGTTTAGGTAGTTCACTCATTCACTAACGGGTTCTCTTGCGTTGCGGCTAAAACGGGTACGCAGGCGGTCAAAAAAGAGGTAGACCACCGGCGTGGTGTACAACGTCAGAAGTTGGCTCATTACTAGCCCGCCGACAATGGTTATGCCCAGCGGCTGGCGCAGTTCAGACCCGTCGCCACCGGAGATAACCAGCGGCAGCGCGCCAAACAGTGCCGCCAATGTGGTCATCATGATCGGGCGAAAACGCAGCAGGCAGGCCTGGAAAATGGCTTCTTCGGCGCTCAGATTACCCTGGCGCTGCGCGTCGAGGGCGAAATCGACCATCATAATGGCATTTTTCTTCACAATGCCGATCAGCAACATAATGCCGATGAGCGCTATCAAGCTAAACGGCGCGCCGAACAATTCCAGCGCCAGCAGCGCGCCGACGCCCGCCGATGGCAATGTTGAGAGAATGGTCAGCGGATGAACGTAGCTCTCATACAAAATCCCCAGCACGATATAGACCGTGGCAATCGCCGCCAGGATCAGGATCACCTGTGAATTCATGGTTTCCTGGAAGACTTGCGCCGTACCGGCAAAACTGCCGCGCACGCTGGACGGCACGCCCAACTGCGTCATCGCGCGGTTGATCGCATCACTGGCTTCGGACAACGACGTGCCGGTCGGCAAGTTAAAAGCGATGGTCGATGCCGCCGACAGCCCCTGGTGGTTCACCGACAGCGGCGCGTTGGCCGGTTGCCAGTGCGCAAACCACGAAAGCGGAATCGGCTTGCCGTCACTGTTGATGATGTACATTTTATCCAGTGCGCTGACATCCTGGGTGTAACGCGGATCGACTTCCATCACCACTTTGTACTGGTTCAGCGGCTGGTAAATGGTGGAAATCTGCCGCTGCCCGAAGGCGTTATTCAGCAAGTTGTTCGCGTCATCAACGCTAATGCCGAGGCGCATCATGCTTTCGCGGTCGTAAATCAGGTTCATCTCTGCGCCGTTGTCCTGCTGATCGGAGTTCACATCCGCCAGCTCGGGCAGCGCGGCGAGGGCTTTGCGGATCTTCGGCTCCCACTCGCGCAACGCGCTGAGATCGTCCGATAACAGTGCAAACTGGTAGCTGGCGTTGGCCTGTCGCCCGCCGACGCGAATATCCTGAACGGCCATCAAAAACAGGCTTGCCCCCGGCTCTTTCGCCAGCTTGCCGCGCAGCCGGTCGATCACCTGCTGCGCGGTTTCATGACGCACATCACGGGATTTCAAGGTGATAAACATCATGCCGCTGTTGACCCGCGAACCGCCGGTAAAGCCGGTGACATTATCCACCGCCGGGTCGTCGCGGATGATTTTCATAAAGTCCTGCAACTTGCCGCGCATCGCCTGGAACGAGATGCTCTGATCCGCCTGAATACCGCCCATCAGCACGCCGGTATCTTGCTCCGGGAAGAAGGTTTTCGGGATGGAAATATAGAGCCAGATATTGAGCGCGATAGTGCCGAGCAACACCAGCCCGACCAGCCGCGCGTGGTTCAGTACCCATTTTAGCGAGCGGGCATATTGCTGCTGCAATCTCACCAGCAGGCGACCAATGCCTTTTTCGCGGTTGCGCGCGCGCGGTTTTTGCGCCTTCAACAGCCAGCCGCACATCATTGGTGTGAGCGTCAGGGAGATCGCCAGGGATATACCAATCGCCACCGACAACGTGACGGCGAACTCGCGCAGCAAACGCCCCGGCAGCCCGCCCATCAACAACAGCGGCAGGAACACCGCCACCAGCGACAGGCTCATCGACAACACGGTGAACCCCACTTCCCGCGTGCCTTGCAGCGCCGCCTGCAACGGTTTCATCCCCGCTTCAAGGTGGCGGGAGATATTCTCCAGCACCACAATCGCGTCATCGACCACAAACCCGGTGGCGATAGTCAGCGCCATCAACGACAAGTTATTAAGGCTAAAACCGCACAGGTACATGGCGGCAAATGTGCCGACCAGCGAAACCGGCACCGCGACCGCCGGAATCAGCGTTGCGCGACCGGATCGCAAAAACAGGAACACCACCAGGATCACCAGCGCGACCGAAATAATTAACGTCTGTTCTACCTCTTCCAGCGAGGCGCGAATGGTTGGCGAACGATCCTGGGCGATTTGCAAATCAATGGCGGCGGGAATGGTTTGCTGCAATTCGGGCAGGCGTGCGCGAATGCTGTCCACCGTCTGGATAATATTGGCTTCCGGCAGTTTGCGGATCATCAACAAAATCGCTGGCTTGGCGTTGGTCATCCCGGCGTTGCGCACATCCTGCACCGAGTCGCTGATGGTCGCGACATCGCTTAAACGCACCGCCGCGCCGTTGTTGTAATGAATAATCAACGGCTGGTATTCGGCGGCGGTTTTCAGTTCATCATTGGTCTGCACCTGCCAGCGGTGCGCGCCGTCTTCCAGCGCACCCTGCGGCTTACGCACGTTGGCATTGCTGATTGCCGTGCGCACCGTATCCAGTGAAACGCCCTGGTTAAACAGCGCCTGCGGGTTGAGATCCACACGCACGGCGGGCAGGGAACTGCCGCCGACATCCACATCCCCGACGCCTTCGATTTGCGCGATGCTTTGCGCCAGTTGCGTTGAGGCGAAGTCATACAACTCACCTTGCGAATAGGTATCCGAGGTGAGCGTGAGGATCATGATCGGCGCATCGGACGGGTTAGCTTTGCGATAGGTCGGGCGGCTCGGCATGCCGCTGGGCAACAGGCTCTGCGCGGCGTTAATGGCCGCCTGCACATCGCGTGCGGCGCCGTTGATATCGCGGTCGAAATTAAACTCAAGGATGATGCGCGTGCTGCCGAGCGAACTGGACGAGGTCATTTCACTGACCCCGGCAATGCGTCCAAGCGAGCGCTCAAGCGGGGTAGCAACCGATGAAGCCATCGTTTCCGGCGACGCGCCAGGCAGCGAGGCGCTGATCATGATCACCGGGAAATCCACCTGCGGCAGCGGGGCAACCGGCAGCAGCCGGAAGCCGAGCACGCCGCACAGCGTAATTGCCAGCGAAATTAAAATCGTCGCCACCGGGCGGTAAATGAAGAGGGCGAAAAACTTCATTTACGCCTCCTCATCCCGGCGTGGGAACCGCTTTTTGGTCGCCAGCGCCAGGCGGTCGAACAGCAGGTAAATCACCGGTGTGGTAAACAGCGTTAGCACTTGGCTCACCAGCAAACCGCCGACCATGCCAATGCCCAGCGGGCGGCGCAACTCCGCGCCGACGCCAGTGCTCAGCATCAAGGGCAGCGCGCCAAGCAGCGCCGCTAACGTGGTCATCAGGATCGGGCGAAAACGCAGCAAACAGGCCTGGAAAATCGCATCGCGCGATGACAGCCCGCCTTCGCGTTCGGCGGCGAGGGCGAAGTCGATCATCATGATGGCGTTTTTCTTGACGATACCGATAAGCAAAATAATGCCGATAATGGCGATCACATCCAGTTCACTGCCGGACACCATCAATGCCAGCAACGCGCCGACGCCCGCTGTCGGCAGCGTCGAGAGAATCGTGATTGGGTGGATAAAGCTTTCGTACAGCACGCCGAGCACGATATACATCGCCGCTACTGCCGCGACAATCAGCCAGACGGTGCTACCGAGCGCCACCTGAAACGCCAGCGTGCTCCCCTGGAATTGGGTAGTAATCGTGGTCGGGAAGTTGAGGGTTTTCTCGCTATCCAGCACCGCCTGCACCGCATCGCCCAGCGAGTAACCGTCGGCCACGTTGAACGAGATAGTGGTGGATGGGAACTGGTCGAGATGGTTAATGCTCAGCGGCGCATAACGCTGCTCGACTTTGGCAATCGATGACAGCGGCACGATGCCACCATCGGTGCTGGTCAGGCGAATATTATCCAGCGCCGTCAGGCCCGGCGTTTGCGCCGTGTCGTGCTCCAGTACCACGCGATATTGGTTCGCCTGGGTGTAAATGGTGGAAATCAGCCGCTGACCGAAAGCGTTATACAGCGCGTTATCGACATCCGCCATGCTGATGCCAAGGCGGCTGGCGCTATCGCGATCGACATTGACATACGCCACCAGCCCTTTGTCCTGCCAGTCGCTGCTGACATCCGACAACTGTGGCAGCGCCTGCAATTTGCTCACCAGTTGCGGTACCCAGGTGCTGAGCGCATCCAGTGAGTTAGCCTGCAAGGTGAACTGGTATTGCGTGCGGCTGACCGTGGTATCGATGGTCAAATCCTGCGTCGGTTGCAGGTAGAGCGAAATGCCCGGTATTTTCGCTGCCGCCTGCTGCAAACGTTCGATCACCGGCTGGACACGATCGTCACGGTCATCCAGTGGTTTCAGGTTGATTTGCAGCCGCGCGCTGTTTAATGACGGGTTGGTGCCATCGACGCCGACAAACGAGGTCAGGCTCTCTACCGCCGGGTCGCGCAAGATGATATCCGCCACCTGGCGCTGGCGTTCCGCCATGCTGGCAAACGACGCGGATTGCGGCGCCTGAAGCGTGCCCTGAATAATGCCGTTGTCCTGCACCGGGAAGAACCCCTTCGGGATAAACACCCACAACATCACCGACAGCAGTAACGTCCCGATGGCGACGCTCAGCGTCAGCCACGGATGGTTCAGCACTTTGCTTAACAGGCGCCCGTAACCGGCGATCACGCGTTCAAAAAAACGCTCCGAAGCGCGAGAAAAACGGTTTTGCTTACGCAGGGATTCGGCGCTCAGCATGCGCGCGCACATCATCGGCGTCAGCGTCAGCGACACCACAGCGGAAATAAGGATCGCGATCGCAAGGGTAACGGCGAACTCGCGGAACAAGCGCCCGACGATATCGCCCATAAACAGCAGCGGGATCAGCACCGCAATCAGCGAGAAGGTGAGAGAAATAATGGTAAAGCCGATTTCGCCCGCACCTTTTAGCGCGGCGGTGAGCGGTTTTTCGCCTTTTTCGATATAGCGCGAGATGTTCTCAATCACCACGATCGCGTCATCAACCACAAAACCGGTGGCGATGGTCAGCGCCATCAACGTCAGGTTATTAATGGAAAAATCGAGAAACACCATTGCGGCAAAGGTGCCGACCAGCGACAGCGGCACCGCCACGCCGGGAATAATTGTCGCCGGAATATTGCGCAAAAACAGGTAGATGATCATCACCACCAGCGCAATGGCCAGCATCAGCTCAAACTGCGTATCGCTAACCGACGCGCGGATATTGTTGGTGCGGTCCGACAACACTTTGACACTCACCGATTTCGGCAAACTTTCTGTTAACTGCGGCAGTAGCGTGCGGATGCTGTCGGCGGTATCAATAATGTTCGCGCCCGGCTGGCGTTGGACGTTCATGACAATCGCTTGCTGCTTATTCGCCCATGCGCCAAGCCAGCTATTTTCCGCGCCTTGCTCAACGGTGGCGATATCGCCGAGGCGAATCGGTGCGCCATTCTGGTAGGCGATAATCAGCCGACGATACTCTTCGGCGGACTCCATCTGGTCGTTGGCGGATAACGTCACGGCGCGGGTCGGGCCATCGAGACTGCCTTTTGCCGAGTTCACGTTGGCGTTGCTGATGGCGGTGCGAATGGTTTCGCTGGTCAGCCCCAGCCCGGCAATCGCCTGGGCATTCAGCTTGACGCGCACGGCAGGGCGTTGCCCGCCGGAAAGCGTGACCAGGCCGACGCCGGAAACCTGCGAGATTTTCTGCGCGACGCGGGTTTCCACCATATCTTCCACCTGCGTCATTGGCATGGCGGAAGAGGTCACCGCCAGCGTCATGATCGGCGGATCGGCAGGGTTTACTTTGCTGTAAACCGGTGGATTGGGGAGATCGGAAGGTAACAGGCTGTTGGCGGCGTTCATCGCGGCCTGCACTTCCTGCTCGGCGACGTCCAGCGGCAGGCTAAGCTGGAACTGAAGTGTCACCACAGACGCGCCGCCGGAGCTTTGCGAAGACATCTGTTTTAAGCCTGACATCTGACCGAACTGGCGCTCCAGCGGCGCGGTAATCGCCGAGGTCACCACGTCCGGGCTGGCCCCCGGATAGAGCGTCACCACCTGAATGGTTGGGTAATCCACTTC
Coding sequences:
- the yegS gene encoding lipid kinase YegS, translating into MSAFPTSLLILNGKNAGDDPLREAVKLLRDEGMDIQVRVTWEKGDAGRYVQEALQLGVSTVIAGGGDGTINEVATALVSCEGENVPALGILPLGTANDFATSAAIPEPLDKALQLAIVGKAVPIDIARVNDKTCFINMATGGFGTRITSETPEKLKAALGGVSYLIHGLMRMDMLKADRCEITGDDFRWQGDALVIGIGNGRQAGGGQQLCPQALINDGLLHLRIFTGDEILPALFTTLTQPEENPHIVDGKSAWFEVRAPHEITFNLDGEPLRGERFRIEVVPNALQCRLPPDCPLLR
- the yegQ gene encoding tRNA 5-hydroxyuridine modification protein YegQ; its protein translation is MFKPELLSPAGTLKNMRYAFAYGADAVYAGQPRYSLRVRNNEFNHENLQIGINEAHALGKQFYVVVNIAPHNAKLKTFIRDLKPVVDMGPDALIMSDPGLIMMVRENFPDMPIHLSVQANAVNWATVKFWQQMGLSRVILSRELSLEEIAEIRAQVPEMEIEIFVHGALCMAYSGRCLLSGYINKRDPNQGTCTNACRWEYNVQEGKEDAVGNIVHVHEPIPVQNIEPTLGVGAPTDKVFMIEEAQRPGEYMTAFEDEHGTYIMNSKDLRAIAHVERLTQMGVHSLKIEGRTKSFYYCARTAQVYRKAIDDAAAGKPFDTSLLETLEGLAHRGYTEGFLRRHTHDDYQNYEYGYSVSERQQFVGEFTGERKGDFAAVTVKNKFSVGDSLELMTPQGNVNFTLEHMENAKGEAMAVAPGDGYTVWLPVPQDMTLEYALLMRNFTGQTTRNPHGN
- a CDS encoding tetratricopeptide repeat protein; the encoded protein is MRKYTYGALTLMLAAFGCQAEITEAQMDADCAKIPTYAKQGEQFYKAKNYPKAREAFEQQAAWQEQCDANVQDSHDALQATAYNNVALTYIREGEYRKAQAWLSILPDDKKSKYNLSRIQDKLDALPKPTSPAGEYWQYAGRGIFETLILKPQDKETYQADWEGAYFGLMGLYSGPNIGGFSEKVTLKAGKGAIVIKDFGMQCTISMALSADGHTLNAKTDNAENCGFGHNVSADGTYLRVN
- the baeR gene encoding two-component system response regulator BaeR; protein product: MTELPIDENTPRILIVEDEPKLGQLLIDYLRAASYAPTLINHGDQVLSFVRQTPPDMILLDLMLPGTDGLTLCREIRRFSNVPIIMVTAKIEEIDRLLGLEIGADDYICKPYSPREVVARVKTILRRCKPQRELERLDAESPLIVDEGRFQASWHNKLLDLTPAEFRLLKTLSSEPGKVFSREQLLNHLYDDYRVVTDRTIDSHIKNLRRKLEALDEEQSFIRAVYGVGYRWEADACKLA
- the baeS gene encoding two-component system sensor histidine kinase BaeS is translated as MKFWRPGITAKLFLAILTTCIMLLFATHWAVRISFEHDFMNYIKRGNELRLQMLTDTLADQYTQHGDWQFLRHNDRVIFQILRSFDRENEHDENRPGPRPGGPERDMGPGPDDEAGPPDRPDMPPHGWRTRFWVVDQNNKVLVGPRSPVPADGARRAITVNNAPVGWVIASPVEKLTRNTDINFDRQQRRTSWVIVGLATLLAALATFPLARGLLAPVKRLVDGTHKLASGDFSTRVKPGSQDELGRLARDFNQLASTLEKNQQMRRDFMADISHELRTPLAVLRGELEAIQDGVRQFTPESVTSLQAEVGTLTKLVDDLHQLSMSDEGALAYQKTSVDVVTLVEIAAGAFRERFASRNLTLSLDVPESATVFGDPDRLMQLFNNLLENSLRYTDSGGQTRVQLMTRDKTLILRFSDSTPGVTDEQLQRLFERFYRTEGSRNRASGGSGLGLAICLNIVEAHGGAIHAAHSPFGGVSITVELPLEREKTRDV